GATGCGGCCACCCTGCTGGAGCTGGTGGAGGAATCGGACAGCGAATCCTTAAAGGAGATCCAGGACGATCTGGCCGCCCTGGAAAAAGGGTTAGAGGGTCTGGAGTTTCGTCATATGCTGCGGGGAGAGGATGATGAACGAAGCGCTATTTTAACCATCCACCCCGGGGCCGGAGGGACCGAATCCCAGGATTGGGCCGAGATGCTTCTGCGGATGTATACCCGCTGGATGGAACGTAACGGCTACCAATATAAGGTGATCGATCTGCAGCCGGGCGACGAAGCCGGAATCAAAAGCGTTACGGTGGAGGTGACCGGAAGATATGCTTTCGGCTATCTTAAGGCCGAGATCGGCGTTCACCGGCTGGTCAGGATATCACCCTTCGATTCCAACAAACGTCGCCATACTTCGTTTGCCTCCACTTTCGTATACCCCGAGATCGACGATGACATCAAGGTGGACATTCCTGAATCAGATATTAGGATAGACGTTTACCGGTCCGGCTCGGCCGGAGGGCAGAATGTCAACAAGGTGGAAACTGCCATCCGGATGGTTCACATCCCCACCGGGATAGTGGTCTGCAGCCAGAACGAGCGATCCCAGCACCAGAACCGGATCAACGCCATGAAGGTGCTGCGCTCCAGGCTGTACCAGCACTACAAGGCCGAGGATGACAAGAAGCGCCAGTCGCTGGAGGCCACCAAGACCGATATCGCCTGGGGAAACCAGATCCGATCCTATGTTTTCCACCCCTACAGCATGGTCAAGGATCATCGGACCCTGGAGCAGACCGGAGATGTGAAAGCGGTGATGGATGGGGAGATCGACCGGTTCATAAACGCCTATCTCAAGCGGGGCGGCAAGTTCGACAAGATGGAATCCGGGGATGACCTCTGACCGGATAGGTTTTTTGAACCACAAAGAGCACAAAGGACACAAAGGTTTTAATGTTTTTAACTTTAATAAAGACCCAAAATCAAAATAATGGAAGGAGGTGTGTTGAATGGTAGCAGCTTATGAGTTCATCAATTGCGATGCCGGCAAAGCCGAACTGGTGGTCAGGGCCCTGCGCAAGATCAAGGGGTTGAAGCAGGCTCATGTGGTGACCGGACTTCATGACATCATCGCCTACGTGGAGGCCCCCACTATGAAGGACCTGACAAAACTGATCATTTCCAGGATCCAGGGGACCAAGGGCGTCGGCCGGACCGTCACCTGCATCGTGGTCAACGGCAACTAGTTTTATCTGCTTTTTAAAAGGGCCGTCCGTCAGGGCGGCCCTTTGGCATTGCTTAACCCGTTAATATTATTAATAAGGAAGCATGCCGCCATCATCATCATGATAGTGCTGATAACCTTGATGATGGAGGGCACGACCATGAAAGCAAAGAAGATCATCATGATGATGGGGTCCAATATTGTAGTGGCTAAATATAAAAAAGAACTTGACATTAAACTAAAAATGTGTAATAATCTCGGTAGATATTAATAACTACCGAGACATAAACACATGAGAGATCAGACGCTAAAAAGAATAAAGAAGAAGTATGCACGGCAAGCATATTTTACCATAGCTGACGCGGTTAAAATGGACATTCATCCGGAGGTCATACGCCGGATGACCAATAAAGGGGAGATTGATCGTATTAGGCGTGGTGCATATCGTGTTATCGGAGCGGAACTCACGGAAAAAAATTCATTGGCCCTGGCGGCAAAGGCTGTACCAAAGGGTGTTATCTGTCTGGCAACGGCCCTCAGGTTTCACGGTATCACGACCCAACTGCCCGCGCAGGTCTGGATCGCCATAGAGAATAAAATGTGGCGAACGAAACAGATTGATACCGGGCTGCAGCTGGTGTTCTTTTCCGGCGAATCCTTTACCTCGGGCGTCGAAGACCATCTGGTCGAAGGCGTCACGGTCCGGGTCTACAACCCCGCTAAGACGGTGGCCGATTGCTTCAAATACCGTAACAAGATCGGACTGGATGTGGCGCTGGAGGCTCTTAAGGAAGGCCGCCGGAGCCGCAAGTTTACCGCCGACGAGCTGACCAAGTACGCCCGGATCGACCGGGTGCTCAATGTGATCAAGCCCTATATGGAGGCGGTCTTTTGAGCCGGAAGCCAGTAACCGACATCGGCGCTTCGGTGCGGGAGCGACTGAAACAGAAATTTCCGGGGTTCGGATACGATTTCCATGTCCTGCTCACCCATTATGCCCTGGAACGCCTGCTTTACCGCCTGGGTCGATCACATTACCGGGACCGGTTCATGCTTAAGGGCGCGTTGCTTTTTAAGGTTTGGTATGATCAGCCGGTCCGCTCGTCAATGGACGCAGATCTGCTGGGCAAAGGGCCCAGCGATATCCCAAAAATGGAGAAGATATTCCGCGATCTGTGCCGGGCATCCGTCGAGCCGGACGGGCTGGAATTCCTGGCGGACACCGTTCACGGCGAAGAGATACGGGAAAATTCGGAATACCAGGGCATCAGGTTGACATTGGCAGCGGTGCTGGCTGGCGCCCGGATACACCTTCAGATCGACATCGGTTTCGGCGACGCAGTGATCCCGCAGGCCAAGACGATAAAATATCCGGTGCTGCTGGATTTCCCGGCCCCCAGCGTCAAAGCCTATACGCTTTATACGTACATTGCCGAAAAATTCCAGACCATCGTTGATAAAGGCCTGGCCAACAGCCGGATGAAGGATTACTACGATCTTTGGTACATATCCCGGCACAATGAAATAGACGGCGTTACCCTATCCAAGGCGATAACAGCCACCTTTAAAAGAAGAAAAACGGAATTGCCAAGATCACTGCCGGAGGGACTGGATAAAGGATTTTCATCTGATCCCGCCAAACAAAGGCAATGGACATCATTCCTGGAAAAGAACAAACCGCGTGAAACCCAAGAGTTGATCGCCGCCGTTGATGGGATACAGGGTCTTCTTATGCCTGTGGTTCAATCTTTGATTGAGAAGAAACCATTTAATAAAGTGTGGCATTTGGGACAAGGTTGGCGTTGAGTGCCTTAATTAGTGGGTATTTGATAACATTAATATGCCGTCCGCCAGGGCGGCTTTTTTTATCCGCTATTATTGTATAAGCAGTAGGGGACGGTTTGAAACTATCCCCTATGGATAGGATGGAGAAAACAACATATTGTATAAAAAGCGGGGAAAAGCCGGTCAGAAGTTCCATCTAAAATTTTTTTGAAAAATATTAAATATTTTTATTTTAGGGATTGACATTTTGTATGAAATCTTATATAATATCAATTCTTTAGGAAAACTTTTATGTATGCCATCTTCCTGTCTTATTAAAGAAAGTAGGACAGGACATGGGGAATTTTGCTTTTAATCCCCGGCAGCATCAACGGAAAATCGGTTAAGGAGATCCCATGCCGACCATCAACCAACTGATCCGACACGGTAGAAAAACCAAGTCCAAAAAGACCAAGGCTCCGGCTCTCAAGAACTGTCCCCAGAAGCGCGGGGTCTGCACCAGGGTCTATACCACCACCCCCAAGAAGCCCAACTCGGCCCTGCGCAAGGTGGCCAAGGTCCGGCTGTCCAACGGCATTGAAATATTGTCCTACATCCCCGGCGAGGGTCACAACCTGCAGGAGCACTCCATCGTGATGGTGCGGGGCGGCCGGGTCAAGGACCTGCCCGGCGTGCGCTACCACATCGTCCGCGGTACCCTAGACACATCGGGGGTGGATGGCCGCAAGAGAAGCCGCTCGCTGTACGGCACCAAACGCGCCAAGAAATAATTTTTTCCACAGCAACATTTCAAAAATAAAAATATAACACCGAGACTGGTATAAAAATGCCGAGAAGAAAAAGAGTCATAAAACGGGAACTGCTGCCCGATCCCAAATACCACGACACCATGGTCACCATTTTCATCAACAACCTGATGGAGAGGGGCAAGAAGAGCATAGCTGAGCGGATCTTCTACAACGCGGTGGAGATCGTGGAGAAGAAGACCAAGGCTTCGGGGATCGATGGCTTCAAGCAGGCCCTGAACAACATCAAGCCGGTGCTGGAGGTCAAGCCCCGCCGGGTGGGCGGCGCCACCTACCAGGTGCCGGTGGAAGTAAAGCCGGAGCGCCGGACCGCACTGGCCATCCGCTGGATGATCGCTGCAGCCAAGTCCCGCTCCGAGCAGACCATGCGGGAAAGATTGGCTGGAGAGATAC
This genomic window from Candidatus Edwardsbacteria bacterium RifOxyA12_full_54_48 contains:
- a CDS encoding peptide chain release factor 2, with translation MFDLDRLEKELAEYEARMSSPDFWNDNIKAKEVIAEANRRREWIDPWRELRKKCDDAATLLELVEESDSESLKEIQDDLAALEKGLEGLEFRHMLRGEDDERSAILTIHPGAGGTESQDWAEMLLRMYTRWMERNGYQYKVIDLQPGDEAGIKSVTVEVTGRYAFGYLKAEIGVHRLVRISPFDSNKRRHTSFASTFVYPEIDDDIKVDIPESDIRIDVYRSGSAGGQNVNKVETAIRMVHIPTGIVVCSQNERSQHQNRINAMKVLRSRLYQHYKAEDDKKRQSLEATKTDIAWGNQIRSYVFHPYSMVKDHRTLEQTGDVKAVMDGEIDRFINAYLKRGGKFDKMESGDDL
- a CDS encoding 30S ribosomal protein S12 yields the protein MPTINQLIRHGRKTKSKKTKAPALKNCPQKRGVCTRVYTTTPKKPNSALRKVAKVRLSNGIEILSYIPGEGHNLQEHSIVMVRGGRVKDLPGVRYHIVRGTLDTSGVDGRKRSRSLYGTKRAKK
- a CDS encoding 30S ribosomal protein S7 codes for the protein MPRRKRVIKRELLPDPKYHDTMVTIFINNLMERGKKSIAERIFYNAVEIVEKKTKASGIDGFKQALNNIKPVLEVKPRRVGGATYQVPVEVKPERRTALAIRWMIAAAKSRSEQTMRERLAGEILSAIKNEGGAIKKKEDAHKMAEANKAFAHYRF